DNA sequence from the Pseudomonas fluorescens Q2-87 genome:
TGTTATCCCAACCCCACAATTTTTGCAGGTCCAGCGCCACGCCCAGACCAAATTGGTCGGAGTAACGTGCCGTCTTGTCGTTGTTGTAGCCACCGTGCAGGTTGCCGCCGACTTCACCGACGTAGTCGGCCTTGATGTCGATACCCTGCTCGATCAGCTTGGTCCGCTCGCCACCCCAGTCACCCGTCATCCACTGCGAATCGGCGCTGAAAGCGTCGGCAGCGTGTGCGCTACCGGCCAGCATCATCGCCGCAACGGCTGATAACTGGCAGATTAGCTGGGCGTTGTTTTTCTTCTTCATCCCTACATCCTCGTCTTTAATTTATTGTTATTAACTGTTTTTATCTAACGCGGTTTACAACGATTGCGGCGGGTGGTCCCCCACCCACCGCATACTCCCTGTGGGAGCGGGCTTGCTCGCGAAAGCGGTGTGTCAGTCGCCGCAAACGTTAAATGACACACCGTCTTCGCGAGCAAGCTCGCTCCCACATTTGTTCCTCACCGACCTTTGAACTGCGCGACATTCGCCGCCCGGCCTTCGGCTTGCGGCTGACCCGCCACGCCCAGGCGCTCGCCGGACTGGGCGTCGAACAGCAGCACTTTCGATGGATCGAATTGCAGCGTCAGGGTTTCGCCGGCTTGCGGCGCGACGTCCGGCGCCAAGCGACAGCAGACCTTGGTGTCGTTGAGGTTGACGAACACCAGGGTGTCCGGCCCGGTAGGCTCGGTGACCTGGACTTCGGCGCGAATGGTCGGCAGGCCATTGGGCTCGCTGCCCGCCAGCACGATCTGCTCGGGGCGCATGCCAAGGATCACTTCGCGGTCCTCAAGGCCGGCGTCCTGCATGCCCAGCGGCAACTCGCAACGGGCCTGACCGCTGTCGAGCAACGCCAATAGGCGACCGTCCTTGCGTTGCAGGCGCAGCGGGATGAAGTTCATCGGTGGAGAGCCGATGAAACTCGCCACGAACAGGTTGGCCGGGTTGGTGTAGATGTCCTTTGGCGTGCCGAACTGCTGGATGATCCCATCCTTCATCACCGCCACTTTATCGCCCAGGGTCATCGCTTCAATCTGGTCGTGGGTCACGTAGACCGTGGTGGTCTTCAGGCGCTGGTGCATCAGTTTCATTTCGGTGCGCATCTCGACCCGCAGCTTGGCGTCGAGGTTGGACAGCGGTTCGTCGAACAGGTAGATCTTCGGCCGCCGCGCCAGCGCCCGGCCCATGGCCACGCGCTGTTGCTGGCCACCAGAAAGCTGGCCAGGCTTGCGGTTGAGCAGGTGCTCGATCTGCAACAGCTTGGCCACGCGAGTGACTTCTTCGTCGATGGCGGCCTGGCTCATCTTGCGGATCTTCAGGCCGAACTCGATGTTCTCGCGCACGCTCATGGTCGGGTACAGCGCGTAGGACTGGAACACCATGGCGATGTCGCGATCCTTGGGGCTCATGCCGCTGACATCCTGGTCACCGATCATGATCGCGCCGCCGGTGATGGTCTCTAGCCCGGCGATGCAGTTCATCAGCGTCGACTTGCCGCAGCCCGAAGGTCCGACGAGGATCAGGAACTCACCGTCCTTGATCGATAACTCGATGTTCTTCAGGGTGTCCGGCAGGCCGGCACCGTAGGTCTTGTTTACATTGCGAAGTTCGAGCGTTGCCATGATTACCCCTTGACTGCGCCGGCCGTCAGGCCGCGCACGAAATACTTGCCTGCTACCACATAGACCAGCAGGGTCGGCAGCCCGGCGATCATCGCCGCCGCCATATCAACGTTGTATTCCTTGGCCCCGGTACTGGTATTGACCAAGTTGTTCAGCGCCACCGTGATGGGCTGCGAATCACCGCTGGAAAACACCACGCCGAACAGGAAGTCGTTCCAGATCTGCGTGAACTGCCAGATCAGGCAAACCATGATGATCGGCGTCGACATCGGCAGGATGATCCGCCGGAAAATGGTGAAGAAACCCGCGCCATCCAGCCGCGCCGCCTTCACCAGCGCATCGGGAATGCTGACGTAGTAGTTACGGAAGAACAGCGTGGTGAACGCCAGGCCGTAGACCACGTGCACGAACACCAGGCCGGTGGTGGTACTGGCCAGGCCCATCTTGCCGAGGGTGAACGAGGCCGGCAGCAGCACGGTCTGGAACGGCAGGAAGCAACCGAACAGCAACAGACCGAAGAACAGCTGCGAACCGCGAAAACGCCACATCGACAACACGTAGCCGTTCAATGCGCCAATGGCGGTGGAGATGAGCACCGCCGGGACGGTGATCTTGATCGAGTTCCAGAAGTAGCCGTCGACCGTGGCCCAGGCCTTGACCCAGCCGATGCCGGTGACCACGGTCGGCCAGCTCAGCAGGTTACCGGTGTTGATGTCTTCCGGGGTCTTGAAGCTGGTCAACAGCATGACCACCAGCGGCACCAGGTAAAGCAATACGGCGAGGATCAGCACCGCGTAGATCGCGATGCGACTCAGGCTGATGGGAGGTTTGGCAGCGAGACTAGTCATTACGCTTGGTCCTCAGCTCGGAGTACAGGTAAGGCACGATGATTGCGAGAATCGCACCGAGCATCAGGATTGCGCTGGCCGAGCCCATGCCCATCTGGCCGCGACTGAAGGTGAAGGAATACATGAACATGGCGGGCAGGTCGGAGGAGTAACCCGGGCCGCCGGCTGTCATCGCCGCCACCAGGTCGAAACTCTTGATGGCGATGTGCGCCAGGATCATCACTGCGCTGAAGAACACTGGACGCAGGCTTGGCAGCACCACTTTCCAGTAGATACGCGGCATGCTTGCGCCATCAATCTGCGCGGCACGAATGATCGATTGATCGACACCCCGCAGGCCAGCGAGAAACATCGCCATGATGAAACCCGAGGCTTGCCATACCGCCGCAATCACCAAGCAATAAACCACACGGTCCGGGTCGATCAGCCAATCCAGGCGGAAGCCTTCCCAGCCCCAGTCACGCAACAATTTGTCCAGGCCCATGCCTGGGTTGAGCAGCCATTTCCAGGCGGTACCGGTGACGATCATCGAGAGCGCCATCGGATACAGGTAAATGGTGCGGATGAAACCTTCGCGACGAATACGCTGGTCAAGAAACACCGCCAGCAGTACGCCGATCACCAGGGTGATGCCGATGAACATGCCGCCGAACAGCGCCAGGTTCTTGCTCGCCACCCACCAGCGGTCGTTGTCCATCAGCCGTGCGTATTGCGCCAGCCCCGCCCATTTGTAGGTCGGCAAGAACGTCGAAGTGGTGAACGACAGAACGAACGTCCACAAGATATAGCCGTAGAAGCCCACCAGGACGATGAACATGCTCGGCGCCAGCACCAGTTTTGGCAGCCAGCGTTGCAGTGCATCGAACGGCGAGGCCTTGCTGAACACAGCAACAGAACTCATGGGGAAATCCAGTACAAAGGGTAATGATTACAAGGGCATTCCCTGTGGGAGCGGGCTTGCTCGCGAAAGCGATGTGTCAGGCAATAGATGTATCAACTGACACGACGCCTTCGCGAGCAAGCCCGCTCCCCCAGGGGGCCTGCGTTGCTAACGATTATTTGGCCGACTGCACCGCAGCGCCGAGTTTCTTGGCGGCATCAGCCGGGTCGGCTTTCGGGTCGTTGATGTAGTTGGTCACTACGTCGAAGAACGCACCCTGGACCGCCAGCGTGGTTGCCATGTTGTGCGCCATGCTCGGCTGCAGGCCGCCGGACTTGGCGTCCGTCAGGAAGTCCTTGGCCGCGGTCTGGGCACAGGAATCGAAACCGTACTTGCCCATGTCGGCCAGCATGTCGTTGCGAACCGGGATCGAGCCTTTGTTGATGCTGAAGACTTTCTGGAAGTTCTCACCCAGCACGACCTTGGCGATGTCCTGCTGGCCGGCCGCAGTACCTTTATCCTTCTGCTTGAACACCGCCAGGGAGTCGATGTTGTAGGTGAAGGCCTTGTCGGTGCCCGGGAAGGCTACGCATTCGTAGTCCTTGCCAGCGACTTTCTTGGCGGCGGTCCATTCGCTCTTGGCCCAGTCACCCATGATCTGCATGCCGGCCTTGCCGTTGATAACCTTGGCCGCTTCCAGGTTCCAGTCCTGGCCCTTGCCGTCGGCGTCCATGTAGGTCGCGACTTTTTTCAGCTCGGTCAGCGCCTTGACCATTTCCGGACCGGTCAGCGCCTTGCTGTCCAGGTCGACCAGGGCTTTCTTGTAGCCATCAGCCCCCATGACCGAGAGCACCACGGCTTCGAACACGGTGCTGTCCTGCCAAGGCTGGCCACCGTGGGCGAGCGGAATGAAGCCCGCCGCCTTGAGCTTGTCGCCAGCAGCGTAGAATTCTTCCAGGGTGGTTGGGTTCTTGGTGATGCCGGCTTTCTTGAAGACTTCCGGGTTGATCCACAGCCAGTTGACGCGGTGAATGTTCACCGGCACGGCGACGTAGTCACCGTCGTACTTCACGGTATCGGAGACTTTCTTGTCGAGCAGGCTGTCCCACTTTTCGGCCTTGGCGACGTCTTTCAGGATGTCGGTATCGAGCAGGCCGGTAGACGCCCATTCCTGGATGTCGGGGCCTTTGATCTGGGCGACACCCGGTGGGTTGCCGGCCACGGCGCGGCTCTTGAGCACGGTCATCGCGGTAGAACCGCCACCGCCGGCGACAGCGCCGTCTTTCCAGGTAAAGCCGTCTTTCTCCACTTGGGCCTTGAGCACATCGACCGCGGCTTTTTCGCCACCCGACGTCCACCAGTGAACGACTTCCACGGAACCTTTGGATTCGGCGGCAAGGGTGGTGACAGGGAACGCAGCGACGGGAAGCAGGGAAGCAAGAGAAATGACAGTAGCGAGGCGAGAAATCGCATTCATCTAGAATTACCTTTCTTGTTGTTATGCATGCAAGTCTGGTGCTTGCGCTGCATGGATTCTAATCAGAGGGAATCCCTTCACAGGTAACGAAGGGACGTGCAAATGTCACGACATGGTTACACAGGCGAAGGCCTGGACAACCGCGCCAGGGCTGACGCCATGCTCGGTGCCAGGGGCAGGCGCGGAATCAAGACCGCCTGCCAGGCGTGGTACAGGTCCGGCTTGCCCGCCCAGATATCGGCGCTCGGGCGATTTTGCGGATCGAGTTCGTGATGCCAGCTGCCATCGCAACGGTCGATGAAATGCTTGTCGCAGAACTCCCAGAATTGTCGGTACCAGGCTTCGTACTTCGCCTCATCGGTGCGCTTGAGCAAGGCACTGGCAGCAGCGGCCGCTTCGCAATGGACCCAATGCAGGCGATGGCGAACCACCGCGCGATTGTCCCAGTCCAGCGTGTAGACAATGCCGGGCGCGCCATCGACGTTCCAGCCGTGACGGCAGTTCTGGTCGAAGAGTTTTTGCGCATCCTGGGCCAACCAGCCGGGGGTCAGCATGCCAATCTGGACTCGCGCGGCTTCGAGGTGCAGCAACAGCCGTGCCCACTCGAAACCATGGCCGGGGGTGGTGCCGTACGGGCGGAAACCATCGGCGGGATTATCGTGGTTGTACTCGCGCAGCGGCTGCCAGTGGCGGTCGAAATGCTCAACAACCAGGTAATCGTTGGCGGCGGCGTGATCGTGGATCACCCGCTCGACAATGCGCAGCGCACGGACCAGCCAACGCGTGTCGTCCGTGGCATCGGCCAGGGCCAGGAAGGCTTCGGTGGCGTGCATGTTGCTGTTGGCGCCGCGATAGGCCTCTTCCTCGCTCCAGTCGCGGTTGAAGGATTCACGCAGGGCGCCCTCTTCCTCGCTCCAGAAATGCGTGTCGATGATCCGCACCGCCTCGTCCAGCAATGCCTGGGCGCCAGGACGCTGGGCCACCACTGCGGAACTGGCGGCCAGGGCGACAAATGCGTGCAGGTAGGCGGCTTTGCCGGTGGCGTCTTCATCGGGTTGCGCCGTGGCAAACCAGCCGCCGAATTCAGCGTCCCGCAGCGAACCGCCGAGGGCCTGGACGCCGTGATCCACCAACTCGGCGAAACCGGGCAGGCCCTGGATGTGCGCCATGGCGAAGCTGTGGGTCATGCGCGCGGTGTTCATGGTCTCGGCCCGGGCATCGGCCGGCAGACGACCCAGCTCATCCAGGTTGCCAAAGCCGTCCGGCAGCTTCGACGCCTTGGCGAACACCAGCAACCGCAAGCCTTCGGTGGCAAGCCATTGCTGGTGGGCAGGCGCATTCAGCCAACTGCTGAAGGCCGGTTGGAAGGTGTCCATCGTTGGGTACCTTTTTTGTTGTTTTGACGCAGGGAGTCTAAACAAGGGATGACGGGAGGCAGGTAACGAAAGGGGCGAGTTATGTCACAGGCTTGTGACATTCCCCTCAGACATGTGTTGAGGCTGATGGCGTCTTCGCGAGCAAGCCCGCTCCCACAGGGGCCGAACACATTGTCCGCATCCAATGAGGGCCAATGTGGGAGCGGGCTTGCTCGCGAAGAACGATAACGCGGTTGCGCTATTCCACACTGCGAGGCAATTGCAGCGTCACCCGCAACCCACCCTCGCGCAGGTTTTGCAGGCTCACTTCGCCGCCATGGCTGTGGGCGATGTTGCGGGCGATACCCAGGCCCAAGCCGTAGCCCTGCTGCTGCCCGGCCAGGCGAAAGTGCGGTTCGAACACCTGCTCCAAGCGCTGTTCCGGCACGCCCGGGCCTTCGTCGTCGACGTGCAGGATGAACGCGGCTTCGTCGTCATCGATGTGCAGGTGGGCGTTCTGCCCATACTTCAACGCGTTGTCGATCAGGTTGCCGATGCACCGCTTGAGCGCCAGCGGCTTGCCGGGATACGGCGCCAATGCCCGGCCATCCTGGGTCACGCGACCGTTGCCGTGGGGCGCCAGATACGGTTCGACCAGGCAATCGAGCACATGGTTGAGGTCCACAGGTTCGATGTTTTCGTGGATGTCGGTGTCCTTCACGCATTGCAGCGCGCCCTTGACCAGCAACTCCAGCTCGTCCAGGTCACGGCCGAACTTGGCTTGCAGGTTTTCGTCTTCCAACAACTCGACCCGCAAGCGCAACCGGGTGATCGGCGTGCGCAAGTCATGGGAGATCGCGCTGAACAATTGGCTGCGCTCGG
Encoded proteins:
- a CDS encoding ABC transporter ATP-binding protein → MATLELRNVNKTYGAGLPDTLKNIELSIKDGEFLILVGPSGCGKSTLMNCIAGLETITGGAIMIGDQDVSGMSPKDRDIAMVFQSYALYPTMSVRENIEFGLKIRKMSQAAIDEEVTRVAKLLQIEHLLNRKPGQLSGGQQQRVAMGRALARRPKIYLFDEPLSNLDAKLRVEMRTEMKLMHQRLKTTTVYVTHDQIEAMTLGDKVAVMKDGIIQQFGTPKDIYTNPANLFVASFIGSPPMNFIPLRLQRKDGRLLALLDSGQARCELPLGMQDAGLEDREVILGMRPEQIVLAGSEPNGLPTIRAEVQVTEPTGPDTLVFVNLNDTKVCCRLAPDVAPQAGETLTLQFDPSKVLLFDAQSGERLGVAGQPQAEGRAANVAQFKGR
- a CDS encoding carbohydrate ABC transporter permease; translation: MTSLAAKPPISLSRIAIYAVLILAVLLYLVPLVVMLLTSFKTPEDINTGNLLSWPTVVTGIGWVKAWATVDGYFWNSIKITVPAVLISTAIGALNGYVLSMWRFRGSQLFFGLLLFGCFLPFQTVLLPASFTLGKMGLASTTTGLVFVHVVYGLAFTTLFFRNYYVSIPDALVKAARLDGAGFFTIFRRIILPMSTPIIMVCLIWQFTQIWNDFLFGVVFSSGDSQPITVALNNLVNTSTGAKEYNVDMAAAMIAGLPTLLVYVVAGKYFVRGLTAGAVKG
- a CDS encoding carbohydrate ABC transporter permease, encoding MSSVAVFSKASPFDALQRWLPKLVLAPSMFIVLVGFYGYILWTFVLSFTTSTFLPTYKWAGLAQYARLMDNDRWWVASKNLALFGGMFIGITLVIGVLLAVFLDQRIRREGFIRTIYLYPMALSMIVTGTAWKWLLNPGMGLDKLLRDWGWEGFRLDWLIDPDRVVYCLVIAAVWQASGFIMAMFLAGLRGVDQSIIRAAQIDGASMPRIYWKVVLPSLRPVFFSAVMILAHIAIKSFDLVAAMTAGGPGYSSDLPAMFMYSFTFSRGQMGMGSASAILMLGAILAIIVPYLYSELRTKRND
- a CDS encoding ABC transporter substrate-binding protein, with the protein product MNAISRLATVISLASLLPVAAFPVTTLAAESKGSVEVVHWWTSGGEKAAVDVLKAQVEKDGFTWKDGAVAGGGGSTAMTVLKSRAVAGNPPGVAQIKGPDIQEWASTGLLDTDILKDVAKAEKWDSLLDKKVSDTVKYDGDYVAVPVNIHRVNWLWINPEVFKKAGITKNPTTLEEFYAAGDKLKAAGFIPLAHGGQPWQDSTVFEAVVLSVMGADGYKKALVDLDSKALTGPEMVKALTELKKVATYMDADGKGQDWNLEAAKVINGKAGMQIMGDWAKSEWTAAKKVAGKDYECVAFPGTDKAFTYNIDSLAVFKQKDKGTAAGQQDIAKVVLGENFQKVFSINKGSIPVRNDMLADMGKYGFDSCAQTAAKDFLTDAKSGGLQPSMAHNMATTLAVQGAFFDVVTNYINDPKADPADAAKKLGAAVQSAK
- a CDS encoding AGE family epimerase/isomerase, with the protein product MDTFQPAFSSWLNAPAHQQWLATEGLRLLVFAKASKLPDGFGNLDELGRLPADARAETMNTARMTHSFAMAHIQGLPGFAELVDHGVQALGGSLRDAEFGGWFATAQPDEDATGKAAYLHAFVALAASSAVVAQRPGAQALLDEAVRIIDTHFWSEEEGALRESFNRDWSEEEAYRGANSNMHATEAFLALADATDDTRWLVRALRIVERVIHDHAAANDYLVVEHFDRHWQPLREYNHDNPADGFRPYGTTPGHGFEWARLLLHLEAARVQIGMLTPGWLAQDAQKLFDQNCRHGWNVDGAPGIVYTLDWDNRAVVRHRLHWVHCEAAAAASALLKRTDEAKYEAWYRQFWEFCDKHFIDRCDGSWHHELDPQNRPSADIWAGKPDLYHAWQAVLIPRLPLAPSMASALARLSRPSPV